The sequence below is a genomic window from Agrobacterium tumefaciens.
CCGCCGTGACATTCCGGCGGCACTGTCGCTTTTCGCACCCGTGCGTGTTGATGCCGAGGGCCGTTTTTTCTGGAACCCGGCTCTGCTCAACGGTGGAGACTATGTCGAGCTGCGCGCGGAAATGGACATGCTGGTCGGTTTTTCCAATTGCCCGCATCCGCTTGATCCTAACCCGGCCTATGCGCCGAACCCGGTGACGGTTACCCGCCTTGCGGCCGCTCCGGTTGCCGCTGACGACCTGTGCCGGACCGCCACCGCCGAGGCCGTGCGCGGTTTCGAAAACAACGTACTTTCCAATCTTTGAGCCGGGAGAAACGAATATGACCGATTTCATTGAAACCGTTTCGTCGCGCACATGTGAAAATGCAGCGCAAGACCACTACGTCCCGGCTGAAAACCCCTTCTCCACCTTCATCCGCAAGGGCGCTACGGTTCGCATCGAAGACACTTACGGCCAGCAGGCCATTGATACGCTGTTTTACAACGCTCGAGATTTTTCCGAACGCTACTCCGGTCAGGATACGGTGCGGGCGCAGGGCGCTGCCTATATATCGACGGGCACGAAAATCATGTCGTGTGAGGGCCGTGTGATGCTGACCGTGACCGCCGACAGCTGCGGCCGTCACGACACCTCCGCCGGCGCCTGCTCCTGCGAAAGCAACACGGTGCGTTTCGGCCACGGGACGAAATATCTTCATGCCTGCCGGGACAATTTCGTCGCCGAGGTCGCGAAATACGGCATGGGCAAGCGCGATGTCGTTTCCAATATCAACCTCTTCATGAATGTGCCCATATCGCCCAATGGCGGCATGACCATCGTCGACGGCATTTCCGCGCCCGGCGACTACGTCGAGCTGGTGGCCGAGATGGACGTGCTGCTGGTCATTTCCAACTGCCCACAGATCAACAATCCCTGCAATGGTTTCGATCCGACGCCGATCCGGGTGCTCGTTTGGAATGAGGAGGATTGAGCCAATGTTCAAGAAAATTCTCATCGCCAATCGCGGCGAAATCGCCGTCCGCGTCATCAGGACGCTCCGGGACATGGGTATTGCCTCCGTAGCGGTCTATTCCGATGCCGACCGCTTCACGAAAGCCGTACTCATGGCTGATGAAGCCATACGCCTCGGGCCGGCGCCCTCTACAGAAAGCTATCTCGATATCGAAGCGGTGATTGCCGCCTGCAAAAAGACAGGGGCGGAAGCGGTCCATCCGGGTTATGGCTTCCTTTCCGAAAATATCGGCTTTGCCGAAAGGCTGGCGGCCGAGGGCATCGTCTTCATCGGCCCGACGCCGGAAAACATTGCCGATTTCGGCCTGAAGCACACGGCGCGCGAACTGGCGCAGAGAAGCGGTGTGCCGCTGCTTCCGGGCTCCGGTCTGCTTGGTTCGGTCAAAGAAGCGCTCGCCGCCGCGGAAGCCGTCGGTTATCCGGTCATGCTGAAATCCACCGCCGGCGGCGGCGGCATCGGCATGCAGCTCTGCGCCGACGATGTCGCGCTGAAAGCGGCCTTCGAGAGTGTGCAGCGTACGGCGAAAGCGAGCTTTGGCGACGCCCGCGTCTATCTGGAGCGGTTCGTGGCGAAGGCCCGCCACGTCGAGGTGCAGATATTCGGCGATGGCGAGGGACGGGTGATCGCACTTGGCGAACGCGACTGCTCGCTTCAGCGCCGTAACCAGAAGGTCATCGAGGAGACACCCGCCCCCGGGCTTTCCGATGAGGTTCGGGCGCGCCTGCACGCGGCGGCCGTCTCGCTCGGAAAACAGGTGAATTATCGCTCCGCCGGCACGGTCGAGTTCATTTACGATCCGGCCCGCGAGGAATTCTATTTCCTGGAGGTCAATACGAGGCTGCAGGTGGAGCATCCGGTGACCGAAGCCGTCTTCGGCATCGATCTGGTGGAATGGATGATCCGTCAGGCTGCCGGCGAAGATGTCCTGACTGGTGCCGAGCACCTGACACCGAAGGGAGCCGCCATTGAGGCGCGTGTCTATGCGGAAATGCCCCATGCCGATTTTCGCCCGAGCGCCGGGCTTCTGACGGAGGTAGTTTTTCCTGACGATATCCGCATCGACGGCTGGATAGAGACCGGGACGGAAGTGACGCCTTTTTATGATCCCATGCTCGCCAAGATCATTGTCACGGGCGCGGATCGCAACGCAGCCATTAGCAATCTTGGCACGGCCCTCTCGCACACCGCGATTTCCGGCATCGAGACCAACCTCGATTATCTCAAGGCGATTGCCGGCTCCGACCTTTTCCAAACCGGCAATGTCGCGACCACGGCGCTGAAGGATTTCTCCTTCGTGCCTGACGTGGTCGAGGTCATTGCGCCGGGAGCGCAATCGAGCCTTCAGGAACTGCCTGGCCGTCTCGGCTTGTGGCATGTCGGCGTGCCGCCGAGCGGACCGATGGACGAACGGTCTTTCCGGCATGCGAACCGACTGGTCGGCAATCATGACCATACGGCGGCGCTGGAAATCACCGTTTCCGGACCGGTGCTCAAGTTCTTTGCGGATGTGACGGTGGCCCTTGCCGGCGCGGAAATGCCGATAACGTGCGACGGTGAGCCCGTGCCGCATGACACCCCGATCACGATCAGTTCCGGACAAACGCTTACCATCGGCCAGATCGGCGGTGCGGGACAGCGAGCCTATCTGGCGGTGGCCGGCGGTTTTGATGCGCCGGTCGTGCTCGGCTCGCGCGCCACTTTCGGACTTGGCCAGTTCGGCGGCAACGCCACCGGCACCCTGCGCGCCGGCCACGTTCTTCGCCTCGCCCGCGCGCGCCAGGCCGATATGAAAGCCGCCTCCGAGCCTGCCGACCTGACGCGCGAATGGTCGGTTGGCGTGCTTTACGGCCCCCATGGCGCGCCGGATTTTTTCCTCGAGGACGATATCGAGACCCTGTTTGCGACCGAATATGAGGTGCATTTCAATTCTGCCCGCACGGGTGTACGCCTCATCGGCCCTGCGCCGAAATGGGCGCGCCAGGACGGCGGGGAAGCCGGCCTTCACCCCTCGAACCTGCATGACAATGCCTATGCCATCGGCGCCATCGATTTTACGGGCGACATGCCGATCATTCTCGGGCCGGACGGCCCCTCTCTCGGCGGCTTTGTTTGCCCCGCAGTGATTGCCGCGGACGAGCAGTGGAAGATGGGACAGTTCAAACCGGGCGACAAAATCCGCTTTCATCCGGTTACTCGGGCGGAAGACCCCATTGCCGGTCCCACCGTCAAACGTATTGGCGACAATGCCGGCTCCCCCATTCTCGGCCGTCTTGATGACGGCGAGGTTCCGGTTGTTTATCGCCGGCAGGGCGATGACAACCTTCTGGTCGAATATGGGCCGATGCAGCTCGATGTCAGCTTGCGCCTTCGCAGCCATCTTTTGATGCAGGCGGTGCGGCAAGCCCGCATTCCCGGCCTCGTAGACCTGACCCCCGGTATCCGCTCGCTACAGATTCACTATGATGGATCGCATGTGACGCGGGGCAGGTTGCTCGGCCTTCTTTCCGAAATCGAAAACGGCATGCCTTCCGTTCATTCGGTGAAGGTGCCGAGCCGCACCGTCTGGCTGCCGCTGTCGTGGGACGATCCGCATGCGGCGCTGGCGATGCGCAAATATCAGGAACTGGTGCGCCCCAATGCGCCCTGGTGCCCCTCGAACATTGAATTCATCCGCCGCATAAACGGTCTGGATGACGAACAGGCGGTAAAAGACAAAATCTTCGACGCCTCCTATCTCGTCATGGGGCTTGGCGATGTCTATCTCGGTGCCCCGGTTGCCACTCCTCTCGACCCGCGCCATCGCCTCGTCACGACAAAATATAATCCGGCACGCACCTGGACACCGGAAAACGCCGTCGGCATCGGCGGCGCCTATATGTGCATCTACGGCATGGAGGGACCGGGCGGCTATCAGCTCTTCGGGCGCACCATCCAGATGTGGAATACGTGGCGGCAAACCCCGGTTTTCGGCAAGGACAAACCTTGGCTGCTCGATTTCTTCGATCAGGTCCGTTTCTTTCCCGTCAGCCACGGCGAATTGACCGAGGCCCGCGCCGCCTTTCCCCATGGGGGTTATCCCGTCCGTATCGAAGAGGGAGAATTCTCCTATGCCGATTACGAGACGGAACTTCAGAAGAATGCCGCCGCAATCGGCGCATTCAAGGCGGGCCAGCAGGCCGCCTTCGAGGCGGAACGCCAGCGCTGGAAAGATCAGGGGCTAGATAGTTTCGTTGTTGATGAAGGCCTCGGTCCCGGCCTCGGGGGCGATATTCCCGACGGATGCTTCGGCATTGAAAGTGCCGTACCGGGCAATGTCTGGAAGGTGCTGGTGGAAAAAGGGCAGAAGGTGGCGGCCGGCGAAACGCTCGCCATCATCGAATCCATGAAAATGGAAATCACCGTCAACGCGCACGCCGCGGGCAAGGTGCGCGATCTCCGCGCCGGGCCGGGCCGCAATGTCAGGGCCGGCGACGTGCTGGTCGTTCTGGAGGCCATGTAATGTTGCCGATCATTCTCGATATCGCCTCACTTAAGGCAGCCTATGCAAAGGGGCTGAGCCCGCTCGATCTCATCGAGGAGATAATTCTTCGCATCGAGGCGTCGGACGATCCGGCAATCTTCATAACGAAGACGCCGGACGAGGATCTGCGCGCCGCTGCACGCGATCTCATGGCCTGCGCGCCTGAGGTAAGCAGCCTTCCCCTCTGGGGCGTGCCATTTGCAGTCAAGGACAATATCGATGTGATGGGCCTGCCGACAACAGCCGCATGCCCATCCTTCTCCTATTGGCCGAAACAAGATGCGACCGTGATTGCCCGGCTGAAGGCTGCAGGCGCAATCGTCATCGGCAAGACCAATCTCGACCAGTTCGCCACCGGGCTGAACGGCACACGCTCGCCTCACGGCGCTCCGCGTTCGGTGTTCGACAAGGCTTATGTGTCGGGAGGCTCGTCTTCCGGCTCTGCCGTGGCGGTGGCATCGGGCCTTGCCAGTTTCGCCCTCGGCACGGATACGGCCGGCTCCGGCCGCGTACCCGCTGCCTTCAACAATATTGTCGGCATCAAACCAACACCCGGACTGGTGCCGAATGTCGGCGTCGTACCCGCATGCCGCTCAGTGGACGTCGTGACCGTTTTTTCCGCGACGGTGGGCGACGGCGTGGATGTGCGCAGGGTCATGGAGGGTTATGACGCCGCCGATCCCTTCTCGCGCAGGGCAAAGCCGGCCGCCCTGCCTGCCGCCGGGCTGCGCATTGGTGTGCTTGAGCCCGGGGAACGCGAATTTTTCGGCAATGCCGTTTTCGAGGCACTCTATGACGCGACTATCGAAAAAGCGAAAATGCTCGGCGCAGACATCGTCCCCTTCGACTATGCACCGTTCCGTCAGGCCGCCGAGCTGCTCTATGACGGTCCGTGGGTGGCCGAGCGTTTGGCGGCGGTGAAGGATTTCCTGGCTACCAATGTCGACGATTTCGATCCCATCGTCGGGGCAATCATCGAGGGGGCAAGGCGATACGATGCCGTCGATGCCTTCGAGGGACTATACAGGCTTGAGGCGCTTCGCCAAAAGGCATCGGCGGAATGGGCGAAAGCCGACGCGCTGATGCTGCCGACATCGCCGACCACCTACACGGTGGAGGAGATGCGCGCAGATCCGATCGCGAAGAACGGCCATTTCGGGCGATATACCAATTTCGCCAATCTGTTCGGTTATGCCGCCATCGCTGTTCCCGCCGGCTTTGATGCTGCGGATCATTTGCCGGCGGGTGTGACCCTGTTCGGGCCCGCCTTTTCCGATGATGCGCTGGCGCCATTTGCCGATATGCTGCACCGTGCATTGCAGCCGGGCATGGGCAGGGATCGCAAGGCTGCCCTGCCGGAGGCCTCGAAAGTGGCGGATACCGATGACGGGCTGGTGCCGATCGTCGTTGTCGGCGCCCATCTTACCGGTATGCCGCTCAATCACGAACTCACAGGCCCCGGCGGTCGGCTGATGAAATCCTGCCGCACAGCCGGGGATTACCGGCTGTTCGTCTTGCCGAATACCGCTCCACCGAAACCCGGCCTGCTGCGGGAGCCCGGCTTTGAAGGCGCGGGTCTGGAGGTGGAGGTCTGGAGGGTGACGCCCGAAGCCTTTGGACGTTTGGTGCAGCACATTCCCGCCCCGCTCGGGATCGGCAAAGTAACGCTGGACGACGGGTCACAAATCTCCGGCTTCCTGTGCGAACCCTATGCGCTCGAGGGTGCTTTGGAAGTGACAGGCCTTGGCGGTTGGCGCGCCTATATCCGATCGATCAAACAAGAAGAAAGGAAAAGCCATGAGTGACATTTTCTTAAGATATCTGGGCATCCTCCGGCGAGGAATGATGATGCTTTTGACTGCGAGAGCCGGAATGTATTGGGGCCGAGGACGTCGAAACGGCTAGGTCCGGTTTCATCGCGATCGCTGTTCCGAACATCGGAGACGCCACATCGAACAGGCGACACTATCGTCGCCTGTTCGAACCTAGACGCTTCTTGCTCCGGCCAACCGGCAAGCAGTGTTTTTCAAATTATAAATTATGTTGCATGTTCCACATTTTTAGTGTTGGATTTCCACATTAACGAAGCCTGGAATCACGCATATGTTGTATGACGATCAATTCTTGATCCGTCTGGCTGACGGGGTCGCCAGCCTTATACCGAGTTGGGATATCGATCCCGATGCCCACGTCGAGTTGCTGACCATATCGGAAAACGCAACATTCCGGGTCACCGAGCCGGCGGGACGCCATGTGATCGTGCGGGTCCATCGGCCTGACTATCACAGCGAGGCGGAGATACTGTCCGAACTTGCCTGGACCGAAGCCCTGCGCAGCGACGGGGTGGTAAAGACGCCGAAAGTCATGGCCTCTCGCAACGGCAGGCTTCTGCAATCCTTTTCCGACGGCGAGACCCGTCGTTTTGCTGTTGCCTTCGATTTCATGTCCGGCAGGGAACCGGATGCCGAAACCGATCTCGTGAAATGGTATGGAGTGCTGGGTGGGATAAATGCCCGCCTCCACGACCACAGCCGCCGCTGGAAAAGGCCCGAAGGTTTTGTTCGAAAATTGTGGGACTTCGAGCATATTATCGGCCCATCAGCCTGGTGGGGGGATTGGCGCGCAGCCCTCGGTCTGACGGCGAATGGCAGGGCGATACTTGAACGGACCTATCTCGAACTGGAAAAGGGCACGGCTGCCTTTGGCTACGGTGCCGATCGATTCGGACTCGTTCACTGCGACATGCGGGCAGCGAACCTGCTCGTCGAAGGGGAAAGGCTCGGCGTCATCGATTTCGACGATTGCGGACTTTCGTGGTTCGCCTACGACTTCGCCGCGGCCATCAGCTTCATGGAGCACGAGACTTACATTCCCGAACTGATGGATGCCTGGCTGGAGGGTTATCGCCGGGTCGCACCGCTGGCTGCCGAACAGGTGGCGGCCTTGCCCATGTTCATCATGCTGAGGCGCATGCAACTGACGGCGTGGATCGCCTCACATTCGGAAACGCCGACGGCGCAAGCGCTGGGTGCCGCTTATACGGACGGCACCGTTGCGCTCGCCGACCGTTATCTCGCATCGCTGTGAAAGGATCCCAATGACCGCCGCTCCCTTCAAAGAAATCCTGGCGTTGAACAGGTTCGACGCCGGCCGCATGGTTGGCTTTCCTGAAGATCTTTCCGAGCGGCTCCGACGCCGTTCCGCCACGTTCGGCGCATCTTCCGTGCTGTTCTACGAACAGCCTATCGAGATGGTGCGGGCGGAAGGCACCTATATGTATGATGCCAGCGGGCGTAGATATCTCGATGTCTACAACAATGTTCCGTCGGTCGGGCATTGTCATCCGCGCGTCGTCGCCGCCATTGCCGAACAGGCCGCCAGGATCAATATTCACACCCGTTATCTTACCCGTATCGTCGAGACCTATTCGGAGCGGCTGCTCGCGACCTATCCCGAGAATCTTTCCAATCTGGTGATGACCTGCACCGGATCGGAAAGCAACGATCTCGCCCTGCGTATCGCACGCATCGGCTCAGGCGCGGAAGGCTTCATCGTCACCGAGACCGCCTATCACGGCAATACGGCGCTGGTGACGGAAATCTCGCCTTCAGCCTTGAGGAAACGCCGGCCCGCGCCTTTCGTGCGCACGGTTCCCGCCCCATCGGGCAGTGACCCGTCCACCGTTGCAGCGACCTTTGCGGCAAATGTTGAAGCAGCCATCGCCGACCTGAAGAAATCGGGTTACGGTGTGGCGGCGCTGATCATCGATTCCATCTTCTCCAGCGACGGCATCTATGCCGATCCGGCCGGTTTTCTGAAACCCGCTGT
It includes:
- a CDS encoding phosphotransferase enzyme family protein codes for the protein MLYDDQFLIRLADGVASLIPSWDIDPDAHVELLTISENATFRVTEPAGRHVIVRVHRPDYHSEAEILSELAWTEALRSDGVVKTPKVMASRNGRLLQSFSDGETRRFAVAFDFMSGREPDAETDLVKWYGVLGGINARLHDHSRRWKRPEGFVRKLWDFEHIIGPSAWWGDWRAALGLTANGRAILERTYLELEKGTAAFGYGADRFGLVHCDMRAANLLVEGERLGVIDFDDCGLSWFAYDFAAAISFMEHETYIPELMDAWLEGYRRVAPLAAEQVAALPMFIMLRRMQLTAWIASHSETPTAQALGAAYTDGTVALADRYLASL
- the uca gene encoding urea carboxylase; amino-acid sequence: MFKKILIANRGEIAVRVIRTLRDMGIASVAVYSDADRFTKAVLMADEAIRLGPAPSTESYLDIEAVIAACKKTGAEAVHPGYGFLSENIGFAERLAAEGIVFIGPTPENIADFGLKHTARELAQRSGVPLLPGSGLLGSVKEALAAAEAVGYPVMLKSTAGGGGIGMQLCADDVALKAAFESVQRTAKASFGDARVYLERFVAKARHVEVQIFGDGEGRVIALGERDCSLQRRNQKVIEETPAPGLSDEVRARLHAAAVSLGKQVNYRSAGTVEFIYDPAREEFYFLEVNTRLQVEHPVTEAVFGIDLVEWMIRQAAGEDVLTGAEHLTPKGAAIEARVYAEMPHADFRPSAGLLTEVVFPDDIRIDGWIETGTEVTPFYDPMLAKIIVTGADRNAAISNLGTALSHTAISGIETNLDYLKAIAGSDLFQTGNVATTALKDFSFVPDVVEVIAPGAQSSLQELPGRLGLWHVGVPPSGPMDERSFRHANRLVGNHDHTAALEITVSGPVLKFFADVTVALAGAEMPITCDGEPVPHDTPITISSGQTLTIGQIGGAGQRAYLAVAGGFDAPVVLGSRATFGLGQFGGNATGTLRAGHVLRLARARQADMKAASEPADLTREWSVGVLYGPHGAPDFFLEDDIETLFATEYEVHFNSARTGVRLIGPAPKWARQDGGEAGLHPSNLHDNAYAIGAIDFTGDMPIILGPDGPSLGGFVCPAVIAADEQWKMGQFKPGDKIRFHPVTRAEDPIAGPTVKRIGDNAGSPILGRLDDGEVPVVYRRQGDDNLLVEYGPMQLDVSLRLRSHLLMQAVRQARIPGLVDLTPGIRSLQIHYDGSHVTRGRLLGLLSEIENGMPSVHSVKVPSRTVWLPLSWDDPHAALAMRKYQELVRPNAPWCPSNIEFIRRINGLDDEQAVKDKIFDASYLVMGLGDVYLGAPVATPLDPRHRLVTTKYNPARTWTPENAVGIGGAYMCIYGMEGPGGYQLFGRTIQMWNTWRQTPVFGKDKPWLLDFFDQVRFFPVSHGELTEARAAFPHGGYPVRIEEGEFSYADYETELQKNAAAIGAFKAGQQAAFEAERQRWKDQGLDSFVVDEGLGPGLGGDIPDGCFGIESAVPGNVWKVLVEKGQKVAAGETLAIIESMKMEITVNAHAAGKVRDLRAGPGRNVRAGDVLVVLEAM
- a CDS encoding aspartate aminotransferase family protein; this encodes MTAAPFKEILALNRFDAGRMVGFPEDLSERLRRRSATFGASSVLFYEQPIEMVRAEGTYMYDASGRRYLDVYNNVPSVGHCHPRVVAAIAEQAARINIHTRYLTRIVETYSERLLATYPENLSNLVMTCTGSESNDLALRIARIGSGAEGFIVTETAYHGNTALVTEISPSALRKRRPAPFVRTVPAPSGSDPSTVAATFAANVEAAIADLKKSGYGVAALIIDSIFSSDGIYADPAGFLKPAVEAVRNAGGLFIADEVQPGFGRTGFGLWGFMRHDITPDIVTMGKPMGNGFPMGGVITRPDLLQRFCEETGYFNTFGGNPVAAAAGLAVLDVIADEGLMHNADGVGSYFAGSLGDLKSRHSAIGDIRGAGLFIGLDFVSNDNGKPDTALAIHVINEMKKRGILIGAAGKHGATLKIRPPLCFSKADADYFSQVLSEILGNR
- a CDS encoding urea amidolyase associated protein UAAP2 translates to MTDFIETVSSRTCENAAQDHYVPAENPFSTFIRKGATVRIEDTYGQQAIDTLFYNARDFSERYSGQDTVRAQGAAYISTGTKIMSCEGRVMLTVTADSCGRHDTSAGACSCESNTVRFGHGTKYLHACRDNFVAEVAKYGMGKRDVVSNINLFMNVPISPNGGMTIVDGISAPGDYVELVAEMDVLLVISNCPQINNPCNGFDPTPIRVLVWNEED
- the atzF gene encoding allophanate hydrolase — protein: MLPIILDIASLKAAYAKGLSPLDLIEEIILRIEASDDPAIFITKTPDEDLRAAARDLMACAPEVSSLPLWGVPFAVKDNIDVMGLPTTAACPSFSYWPKQDATVIARLKAAGAIVIGKTNLDQFATGLNGTRSPHGAPRSVFDKAYVSGGSSSGSAVAVASGLASFALGTDTAGSGRVPAAFNNIVGIKPTPGLVPNVGVVPACRSVDVVTVFSATVGDGVDVRRVMEGYDAADPFSRRAKPAALPAAGLRIGVLEPGEREFFGNAVFEALYDATIEKAKMLGADIVPFDYAPFRQAAELLYDGPWVAERLAAVKDFLATNVDDFDPIVGAIIEGARRYDAVDAFEGLYRLEALRQKASAEWAKADALMLPTSPTTYTVEEMRADPIAKNGHFGRYTNFANLFGYAAIAVPAGFDAADHLPAGVTLFGPAFSDDALAPFADMLHRALQPGMGRDRKAALPEASKVADTDDGLVPIVVVGAHLTGMPLNHELTGPGGRLMKSCRTAGDYRLFVLPNTAPPKPGLLREPGFEGAGLEVEVWRVTPEAFGRLVQHIPAPLGIGKVTLDDGSQISGFLCEPYALEGALEVTGLGGWRAYIRSIKQEERKSHE